The Panicum virgatum strain AP13 chromosome 3N, P.virgatum_v5, whole genome shotgun sequence genome includes the window GTCGCCGCCATGCTGCACCAGGTTGCAGAGGAACTGCTCCAGGCTCCTCTTCATCGCCGCCGGGTTGCCGGCGTCAGGCAGCTTCCCTTGGAGGATTAGCTGCAAACAAGAACAATTATCATATCATTGCAGATTAATTACTCTCTTTTGTAACCACTACCGAATTGTACAGCAGGGTAGACAGTTAGTTATAAATCTAGCGTGGCTAGGTGCTCGCTTGCCTTGGCGACCAGTGCCTGGGCGCCGACGAACTTCTTGTCCCACGAGAGCGTTGACTGcaccccgccgccgttgccgtcgccggcgatgaaGGCCTTGTAGTCCTCACGGCCGGTGGCGACGAAGAGCCAGACTGCCGCCCAGATCAGCTCGTCCTGCACCAAttaagcaagaacaacacattAATTCCATTGTGAGACTGAGAGACATCGATCATCGTGAAGTATTTCATAATTAATGTCGTTACGTTTTTTGATCAAATTTCGGTAGATATACGAAATTATTTGGAGAAGTAACGTAAATGATATGGATATATATAGTACCTCGTCGCCGCTGCTAGGATAGAATTCTCCGGCCCCCGGCACGCTGTTATGGTAGAGGCCACGGCGGTTCTTGGCGAAACGGAACAGCTGCATGCGGACGACACGACCATGATGGAACATTAGTGTACGTTTGACAACGTGTCGTCGCCTTGTAGGCGTACGTGCAagggcatgcatgcatgcatgggcgCACGCGCGTGTCgtcctagtatatatatatatacctgcTCCGCGTGCCCGAGGAGCGCCGCGCTGTAGCCGGCGTCGAGCCGCCGGAACGCGACGGCGGAAgcggccagcgcggcggccgTCTCGGCGGCGACGTCGGAGCCCGGGCGGGAGGCGTCGACGCTGTAGGCCGTCCGCGGCGTGTCCATGTCCTCGGGGCGCTGCCAGCAGGAGTGGTCGgagtcgccgtcgccgacctgCACGTACAGGGTCTCCTCGGCGGCGTGCGCCCGGGCCAGGTAGTCCGCGCCCCAGCGCACGGCGGCCAGCGCGTTCCGGAgctcccccgccgcctccagcgGCCGCGCGTGCTCGACCACGCCCCACGCCAGCATCGTGACGGTGAACGCCATCGGGAGCCCGAACTTGACGTTGTCGCCGGAGTCGTAGTAGCCGCCGGTGAGGTCCACCTGCGAGCAATGCGTCATCACATCATGCGTGCATGTCATCAGGGGTCAGTGATGAAATTGATTGATCTCGTGCGTGCAAATGTAGCAAGTGtgtgacggcggcgcgcggggcgctTACGCCGTGGTCGCGGCCGTCGGCGAGCGCGGAGTCGCCGCGCCACTGGACGCGCTGGCTGACCGGCAGCCTGCCGGAGCGCTGCCCCTCGAAGTAGAGCAGCGAGTTGGCCAGCGCGGCGCGGTAGTCGGGCTGGCCGTCGCCGGAGGAGATCGCGCAGCCCAAGCAGCACAGGGCCGCGAGCCCAGCAGCGGCAAGGAgccgcaccatgctacccatctCTCTCACAAGCCTGCGCCTCTGATCGAGCGATCTCTCCAAATGAAATCTCCGAGCGGGGTGAAGTTTTTTACTTGCTTGCATCTCTCCAAATTTATAGGCAGATGAACGCAGTTGAACCCAGCCGGCCTAAAATAAAAACGGAAAACACATACTGATTTGA containing:
- the LOC120667513 gene encoding endoglucanase 14-like, which translates into the protein MGSMVRLLAAAGLAALCCLGCAISSGDGQPDYRAALANSLLYFEGQRSGRLPVSQRVQWRGDSALADGRDHGVDLTGGYYDSGDNVKFGLPMAFTVTMLAWGVVEHARPLEAAGELRNALAAVRWGADYLARAHAAEETLYVQVGDGDSDHSCWQRPEDMDTPRTAYSVDASRPGSDVAAETAAALAASAVAFRRLDAGYSAALLGHAEQLFRFAKNRRGLYHNSVPGAGEFYPSSGDEDELIWAAVWLFVATGREDYKAFIAGDGNGGGVQSTLSWDKKFVGAQALVAKLILQGKLPDAGNPAAMKRSLEQFLCNLVQHGGDAERSPGGMLWVQPWNNMQYVTSAAFVAAAHADHLAGASLRCGGAAQLLSFARSQVDYILGVNPGRMSYMVGYGPRFPAQVHHRGASVPSIKYSPGKITCKGGFDYFSKSTPNPNVLVGAIVGGPDGNDHYNDSRQNFKQAEPSTVTVAPIVGVLARLLHN